The Nostoc cf. commune SO-36 genomic sequence CTCAGTCAAACTGTTCGGAATCGCCTTGACTCAAATAGCCCAAGGTGCTTCCACCAATCCTGCCTCAAACAGAGCGTCCATTCACATAAATCACGGCAGAGTTGCTTGCTCATTGCTAAACTATAGTTGGCGAGTGACGGAGAAAACATTCTCGTTGTAGCGTTGGATGGCTTGGGGTTTAGTTGGGATGAGGGTAGTTTGTAGTAGAGAGTGAGGCTGACTTCTCCGGCTTTGATGCCGTTGCGGATAACATCAACAATAACTCTTACCAATTTACGAATTTATAACAAAAGCTTTTTAGCAAAGGGTGGGTTGAAAGCGAATCCAGTTACGTTCTTGTTAGACTAGTATTGTGACTGTAGCAGTTCATTTTTGATATGAGGTATTTAGACTGCCTAGTAGTCACTAATTTGTTAACAGTGACAATCATTCTGTTAACAGTAAGAAGTAATTAGTCAATGTACAAATGGACGTAACTGGATTCGAACCAGTGACCTCTACGATGTCAACGTAGCGCTCTAACCAACTGAGCTATACGTCCTTAACCATACAATGATCGATAGTAGCATATACTTCTTTTAAAAGGCAAGATAATTTTTTGCCATGCTCAAATTTAATAGTGAGGCTGCCCGGTCTTGTTATATGAACTACCCCGCCCATCTTAAGAAGATGGACGAGGTTTCTGACGCTTCATATCGGACAAGAGCGAAAATCAATGTATAGAAATAGCAGCGCTACCTTTATACAACGGTTTCAGCCAACTGATAATTAATTTCTGAAGATGTCTAATAGTTAAATTTCTCGAATCCAAAATGCTAATCCGCCTCCACGGCCACGAGCCGCAATGAAATCTTCCGTCACTAAAAAGAAGGCAAAGAAGGGTAGTTTAGCTATGGGTTGGCTATAAAAATCTTCTGTTTTAACTTTACCAGAATGGATTGCTCTGTTGTAAACAACACGACTAAACAGAGTGATAAGCATTTGGTTAAAGTCAAACGCCAATAAATTTTTCTTATTTAAATATTGCACTGGCCCCGTAAGTTTAAATGAAACTTGGCTAAACTCAACCTGATTACCAATTTCGCCTCTACCTGAATCCTGTTCCAAGGTGGCATTAAAGGAAAGATGGATTGCTACGAATTTAGGCACATACAAACCCTTCCCTAATACAATTCCCCCGCGCTCTCTGACTTTCTTAGTGCCAGTAGCAAAGCAAAGTTGCCATTTACCAAGAAGAGATTTAAACGGATAAGTCAATCTTTGTTGCTTGGCAGCTTTTTCTGCTTGTAGCAAAGCCTTTACTAATATTTCAGCACTAGGGCGTGTGCCTTTTTGTCCTCGATACGCAGCCGTAGCCTCGGATAGCACGGTAACAAAGTCAGATGTCGTCGTAGATGTCAGATCAGCCGTCATGAAGGCACTATGGATTGAACTATTTCTTTGCTTTTCTGATAGATTGTAGCGTTCATTCGTTTATTTATTGTTAACGACTCGTTGTTGATATTCCTGTTCAGTGATCATATCGAGAGTATTTTCTAAACGATCTACAAATACGATACCGTCTAGATGATCGTACTCGTGTTGAAAAATCCGAGCGATAAAATCGGTTAGTTCTTGCTTTTGTAAGTTGCCTTGACAGTCAGTGTATTCTACTTCAATAGCTTTATACCGAGGAACTAGCCCCCTAATTCCTGGAACACTTAAACAACCTTCCCAATCTTTGACAACTTCAGTTGAATGAGCAATGATTTTGGGATTAATCATGGCAGTCGGTTCCATTTCTGGGGCGTTGGGATACCTGGCATTAGGACGGGAAGCCACAATAAATAAACGATAGGATTGTGCTATTTGAGGCGCAGCAATACCCACGCCGTTAGCTTTGGCAACAGTGGCGATTAAGTCTTCTATTAATTTTTGGATATGCTCATCTTGAATATTCTCAACCCAAGCAGCTTTTTGGCGCAATGTCGGATTGCCTAATTGAATTATTGGCGCTAATTCAGTCATGATAAAACTCTTTTTGGGAATAGGGATTGGGGACTAGGGAGTATGCCAGTTATCTTTCAAATGACAAATGACAAATGACAAATGACAAACATTATCCTTCACGTCTTACGGGCAAAGGAGCAGGTTGTACTCCTAGTTGGACAATTTGCCCATTGCGTTCTACTTCTATTGGTAATTTAGTGCCGATTTTGCTCTTTTCTACTAGCCTTTGTACTTCTTCAATTTTAGTAACAGGCTGGCTATTAATGCTTTTAATCACATCACCGACTCGTAGCCCAGCCACAGATGCAGGCGATCGCGGTACAATCTCAACCAGCAGAACGCCTTCATCTGCTTGTAGATTTAAGCGATCGCCTGCTCTATTTCTTATTCTTTCTTTAATTTCTGGTGTCAATGTCACCATCTGAACACCCAAATAAGGATGATCTACCTTGCCTGTAGCAATTAATTCTTGAGCAATTCTTTGTACGGTGTTAATGGGAATAGCAAATCCCAAACCTTGAGCGCCTCGAATAATAGCTGTGTTCATCGCAATCACTTGA encodes the following:
- the def gene encoding peptide deformylase, translating into MTELAPIIQLGNPTLRQKAAWVENIQDEHIQKLIEDLIATVAKANGVGIAAPQIAQSYRLFIVASRPNARYPNAPEMEPTAMINPKIIAHSTEVVKDWEGCLSVPGIRGLVPRYKAIEVEYTDCQGNLQKQELTDFIARIFQHEYDHLDGIVFVDRLENTLDMITEQEYQQRVVNNK